The following are encoded together in the Triticum dicoccoides isolate Atlit2015 ecotype Zavitan chromosome 6B, WEW_v2.0, whole genome shotgun sequence genome:
- the LOC119322500 gene encoding phosphoenolpyruvate carboxylase 1-like yields MAAPSGKAAMERHQSIDAQLRLLVPGKVSEDDKLVEYDALLVDRFLDILQDLHGPHLREFVQECYELSAEYETDRDEARIGELGGKLTSLSPADSIVVSSSFSHMLNLANLAEEVQIAFRRRSKLKRGDLGDEASAPTESDIEETLKRLVSELGKSREEVFDSLKNQTVDLVFTAHPTQSVRRSLLQKHGRIRNCLRQLYAKDITADDKQELDEALQREIQAAFRTDEIRRTPPTPQDEMRAGMSYFHETIWKGVPKFLRRIDTALKNIGINERLPYNAPLIQFSSWMGGDRDGNPRVTPEVTRDVCLLARMMAANLYFSQIEDLMFELSMWRCSDELRVRADELHRSSKKSAKHYIEFWKQVPSNEPYRVILGDVRDKLYYTRERSRHILTTGVSDIPEESTFTNVEMFLEPLELCYRSLCACGDKPIADGSLLDFLRQVSTFGLALVKLDIRQESDRHTDVLDTITTHLGIGSYAEWSEEKRQEWLLSELRGKRPLFGSDLPQTEEVADVLGTFHILAELPADCFGAYIISMATAPSDVLAVELLQRECHIKKPLRVVPLFEKLADLEAAPAAVARLFSVDWYMDRINGKQEVMIGYSDSGKDAGRLSAAWQMYKAQEELIKVAKHYGVKLTMFHGRGGTVGRGGGPSHLAILSQPRDTIHGSLRVTVQGEVIEHSFGEEHLCFRTLQRFTAATLEHGMHPPISPKPEWRALMDEMAVVATKEYRSIVFQEPRFVEYFRSATPETEYGRMNIGSRPSKRKPSGGIESLRAIPWIFAWTQTRFHLPVWLGFGAAFKHIIQKDIRNIHTLKEMYNEWPFFRVTLDLLEMVFAKGDPGIAALYDKLLVAEDLQSFGEQLRQNFEETKQLLLQVAGHKDVLEGDPYLKQRLRLRESYITTLNVCQAYTLKRIRDPSFEVTPQQPPLSKEFCDKEPAELVQLNRGSEYAPGLEDTLILTMKGIAAGMQNTG; encoded by the exons ATGGCGGCGCCCTCGGGGAAGGCCGCAATGGAGCGGCACCAGTCGATCGACGCGCAGCTGCGGCTCCTCGTCCCCGGCAAGGTCTCCGAGGACGACAAACTCGTCGAGTACGACGCCCTCCTCGTCGACCGCTTCCTCGACATCCTCCAGGACTTGCACGGCCCCCACCTCCGCGAATTC GTGCAGGAGTGCTACGAGCTCTCGGCGGAGTACGAAACCGATCGGGACGAGGCCCGGATAGGCGAGCTCGGGGGCAAGCTCACCAGTCTGTCCCCCGCTGACTCCATCGTCGTCTCCAGCTCGTTCTCGCACATGCTCAACCTCGCAAACCTGGCCGAGGAGGTGCAGATCGCGTTCCGCCGCCGGAGCAAGCTCAAGCGGGGGGACCTCGGTGACGAGGCATCAGCGCCCACCGAGTCTGACATCGAGGAGACACTCAAGCGGCTGGTCTCCGAGCTCGGAAAGTCCCGTGAGGAGGTGTTCGATTCACTCAAGAACCAGACTGTCGATCTTGTGTTCACAGCGCACCCCACGCAATCCGTCAGGAGGTCCCTGCTCCAGAAGCACGGGAG GATCCGAAATTGCCTGCGGCAGTTGTATGCAAAGGATATCACTGCCGATGACAAGCAGGAGCTCGATGAGGCTCTGCAGAGGGAG ATTCAAGCTGCCTTCCGAACCGATGAAATCCGCAGGACACCTCCCACTCCTCAGGATGAAATGCGTGCCGGAATGAGTTATTTCCATGAAACTATATGGAAGGGTGTACCAAAATTCTTGCGCCGGATTGACACTGCTTTGAAAAATATTGGGATTAATGAGCGTCTTCCTTACAACGCTCCTCTCATTCAGTTCTCCTCCTGGATGGGTGGTGACCGTGATG GAAATCCAAGGGTTACACCGGAGGTCACACGTGATGTTTGCTTGTTAGCAAGGATGATGGCTGCTAACTTGTACTTCTCTCAGATAGAAGATCTGATGTTTGAG CTTTCTATGTGGCGCTGCAGTGATGAACTTCGGGTCCGTGCAGATGAACTACATCGTTCCTCAAAAAAATCTGCAAAGCACTATATAG AGTTCTGgaagcaagttccttcaaatgaacCTTATCGTGTCATACTCGGTGATGTCAGGGATAAATTGTATTATACGCGCGAACGTTCTCGCCATATATTGACAACTGGAGTTTCTGACATTCCTGAGGAGTCTACTTTTACTAATGTCGAGATG TTTCTCGAGCCTCTTGAGCTATGCTACAGATCTTTGTGTGCTTGTGGTGACAAACCTATAGCTGATGGAAGCCTTCTTGATTTCTTGCGTCAAGTATCAACTTTTGGGCTTGCTCTTGTGAAACTTGATATCAGGCAGGAATCTGATCGACACACTGATGTCCTTGATACTATAACAACACATCTTGGGATCGGATCCTACGCTGAATGGTCTGAGGAGAAACGCCAGGAGTGGCTGTTGTCCGAACTAAGGGGCAAACGCCCATTGTTCGGTTCAGATCTTCCTCAGACTGAAGAAGTTGCTGATGTTTTAGGCACATTTCATATCCTTGCTGAGCTTCCAGCAGATTGTTTTGGTGCTTATATCATCTCAATGGCAACTGCCCCATCCGATGTGCTTGCTGTTGAGCTTTTACAGCGTGAGTGCCATATAAAAAAGCCATTGAGAGTTGTTCCACTATTTGAGAAGCTTGCAGATCTTGAAGCCGCTCCAGCAGCGGTTGCACGCCTATTTTCAGTAGACTGGTATATGGATAGGATCAATGGCAAACAGGAGGTCATGATTGGATACTCAGACTCTGGCAAGGACGCTGGGCGTCTCTCTGCAGCGTGGCAAATGTATAAAGCACAGGAAGAGCTCATAAAGGTTGCAAAGCATTACGGAGTAAAGTTGACAATGTTTCATGGAAGAGGTGGAACGGTTGGCAGAGGAGGGGGTCCCAGTCATCTTGCCATATTATCTCAACCACGAGACACAATACATGGATCACTCCGTGTAACGGTTCAAGGCGAGGTCATAGAGCACTCGTTTGGAGAGGAACACTTGTGCTTTAGAACTCTGCAGCGCTTCACTGCAGCTACTCTCGAGCATGGAATGCATCCCCCAATTTCACCCAAGCCAGAATGGCGTGCTCTAATGGATGAGATGGCTGTTGTGGCAACAAAAGAGTATCGATCAATAGTCTTCCAAGAACCACGCTTTGTTGAATACTTCCGCTCG GCAACACCTGAGACTGAATATGGTCGGATGAATATTGGCAGCCGGCCATCGAAGAGAAAGCCTAGTGGGGGCATAGAATCACTCCGTGCAATTCCATGGATCTTTGCTTGGACACAGACAAGGTTTCATCTTCCTGTATGGCTTGGGTTTGGTGCAGCATTTAAACATATCATTCAGAAGGACATCAGGAACATCCATACTCTGAAAGAAATGTACAATGAGTGGCCATTCTTCAGGGTCACCCTTGACTTACTTGAGATGGTTTTTGCCAAGGGAGATCCAGGAATTGCTGCTTTATATGACAAATTGCTTGTGGCTGAAGATCTGCAGTCCTTTGGGGAACAGTTGAGACAAAACTTTGAAGAGACAAAACAGTTACTCCTTCAG GTTGCTGGTCACAAGGACGTTCTTGAAGGGGATCCTTACCTAAAGCAGCGTCTGCGGTTGCGTGAGTCCTACATCACAACCTTGAATGTTTGCCAAGCCTACACCCTGAAGCGGATAAGAGACCCCAGCTTTGAGGTGACGCCACAACAGCCTCCCCTGTCCAAGGAGTTCTGCGACAAGGAGCccgccgagctggtgcaactgaacCGTGGGAGCGAGTATGCCCCAGGCCTGGAGGACACCCTCATCCTGACTATGAAGGGCATTGCTGCTGGCATGCAGAACACAGGCTAG